Proteins encoded within one genomic window of Bombus vancouverensis nearcticus chromosome 4, iyBomVanc1_principal, whole genome shotgun sequence:
- the Dh31-R gene encoding diuretic hormone 31 Receptor isoform X5 codes for MTFDGWSCWPNTPAGTTAYAQCPNFITGFDASLQAHKYCESNGTWFRHPVSDQVWSNYTTCVNLQDLSWQQGISGLYEAGYAISLVALLLSLGILTYFRSLRCARTTLHMNLFASFAVNNALWLVWYRCIVANTDLLLNNEITCRLLHIILHYFLLTNYAWMLCEGFYLHTLLVSAFTSEHKLVKWLMGLGWPVPAVIVMIYASLRATSDDPADTGQCWINEGNYMNVLVYPVCVSTLLNVLFLFNIVRVLLMKLRAGPTIGTQPSRSMRQAFRATLLLVPLLGLHYLVIPFRPPKNHPWEQFYEVLSAITASFQGLCVAILFCFCNGEVIAQFKRRWEGTALLRNRANSCTATTVSVRCRERRRCDYRSSVLEVPDEKRAVDDRQQIVQLVAATPVPNSHNNHARMLIKSNELSDYDQTQC; via the exons TGCAGGCACATAAATATTGCGAATCGAACGGTACCTGGTTTCGACATCCAGTATCTGACCAAGTGTGGAGCAACTACACGACATGCGTCAACCTGCAAGATCTCAGT TGGCAGCAAGGAATTAGCGGACTTTACGAAGCTGGATACGCAATATCGTTGGTAGCGTTGCTACTGTCGTTAGGTATTCTCACATACTTCCG CTCCCTGAGGTGTGCAAGGACCACCCTTCATATGAACTTGTTCGCCTCGTTCGCTGTAAATAACGCACTATGGCTGGTGTGGTATAGATGCATCGTCGCGAACACGGATTTACTATTGAACAATGAG ATAACGTGTCGGCTGCTACACATTATCCTGCATTACTTTCTACTTACTAATTACGCCTGGATGTTGTGCGAGGGTTTTTATCTGCACACCCTGCTCGTTAGCGCTTTCACCAGCGAGCATAAATTAGTAAAGTGGCTGATGGGTCTTGGTTGGCCTGTACCTGCGGTCATCGTCATGATTTATGCCTCTTTAAGGGCGACCAGTGATGACCCTGCGGACACCGGACA ATGTTGGATCAACGAGGGTAACTATATGAACGTGCTGGTCTACCCAGTCTGCGTTTCCACCCTGTTGAACGTGCTTTTCCTCTTCAACATCGTTCGAGTTCTATTGATGAAACTGAGAGCTGGTCCTACGATTGGCACGCAACCTTCCAGGTCTATGCGTCAAGCATTTcg AGCGACGTTACTCCTCGTACCTCTTTTGGGCCTACATTATCTTGTCATCCCCTTCAGACCGCCGAAAAATCACCCCTGGGAGCAATTTTACGAAGTTCTCTCCGCCATAACGGCCTCTTTTCAG GGTCTCTGCGTGGCCATTTTATTCTGTTTCTGCAACGGTGAG GTAATAGCGCAATTTAAGAGAAGATGGGAGGGCACAGCTCTTCTGCGGAATCGGGCCAATTCTTGCACAGCTACCACCGTCTCG GTCCGATGCCGGGAGAGGAGAAGGTGTGACTATCGGTCGTCCGTGCTGGAAGTTCCGGACGAAAAACGAGCCGTGGACGACCGTCAGCAGATTGTTCAACTGGTCGCCGCTACTCCCGTCCCCAATAGTCACAACAATCACGCCAGGATGCTCATTAAGTCCAACGAGTTGTCCGACTACGATCAGACGCAGTGTTGA